The Xiphophorus hellerii strain 12219 chromosome 3, Xiphophorus_hellerii-4.1, whole genome shotgun sequence genome segment ATGACGTCATTATgataaaaatgctttgtttgGTCTGAAGtgttaatttgaataaataactGGCTGGTAAGCTAAGTTAGCAAAGACTTTGGTGATGAAAACCTTTGGCAGTTTGTGTTATGCTTTTAAAATTGAATCCTTTCCTTagttttagtaatttttttgtttttgctctgtactttagtattttattttctattttatgttcTGCTGAGTTGCAGATCAATCTCGGATAGCAGTTATTAAGCTCCCTACGTTTTTTTTGCCGTTTagatcttcctctttttctcacTACTGTTTCCCTGTGTTCCTCATAGCATGATCTTTTTTATGTCAGTGATTAAGACAGTAATGCTAGTTGTTAGTATTTAACAGTATTTTTTCCCTGAAACTCCTGTCTGTAATTTCACATGACAAAGAATGACCTAAAGTCATTAAAGTGATACTGAAACTGTGAATAAGTGACATGCAGTTCAAAATGTTAATTCATCAGCTTCTGAGAAGTTTGTTAGGACAAAGTTTGATCTGACATGACTTCAGAgtcttttacatttgaaatacaTTCATAAGTAAATCATCTGTTGAAAACATCAGTTCAAAGTCTTTATTATCCCCCCTAAACAAAACTGTTACTCTGTACTCCTGCGTGTTATCTTATGTCAGTGcaagggctttttttttttttttttttttacgtcgGAACAGAACTGACACAGTCAGAATACAGAGAATAAAACCACACATAAAACCCCACACAGTTCTTGGATAGAAAAAGGTCAAGCTACAGGTCCTACTCTGCAGAAAAAATACTGACATTTAATTAGGATGTGGTTGTTGGTTTTTCTAGAAAAGGATTTATGTATTTAGTCTAGTTCAATCCTGTACAACCAAAATCACTGAAGatttaaataacataattagTCGCTCTTTAAAAAATAGGGGATTTTTGTGAACATTTGTCCATCTTCTGCTTGTTCTGTGCAGAGTATCAGGAATTAGAGGGAACTAGGAAGGAAACAGGTATTTCTCAGCTGAATGAGCCTGCTTCAATGACGTGATATAATCAATGAGTTTTTACTACTAATACAGAGAAGAAGTCTGTGGTTTGGTTGATAGTTTCACTGGGGGCAGACCTATTATTtgtagaaaagaataaaaacctcGGTGTGATATTCAACCACAGAACTGTCTTTCTGCAGGTTGAATTAAATGTCCTTGTATTTGGCAAAACATAAAGAGAGTTgtgagtaggcctgtcacgatagcaaattttgctcaacgattaattgtctcaaaaattattgcaataaacgataatattgtttgaagacctttttacactgatttaatggaaatgacgtaataatgcatgcgatttcctgccaaagttagatacactttattttcaaaagaacactaaacactggaactgataaacaaaataaacaaaacaaacaaaaataaaatggattctcagtctccattaacaaaaaacgcacttgaaaaaaaaaaactaaacataaagccaaagtggaaataaatacggcattcaaccaaaagagtgcagattatgaagtctgtatattatgttgcccttcagtaataattagatttaatagagaagatgggcacatcgactacctgatgcaatagttcacactacatgattttttgctgctatttttccccttacaacaatcttagaacgttggtctttctaagattgtgtggtgtgttacggtagatcctcgtggccgctccgatctaaatcagggttttccccgactgggatgtTAAggcaacctgttgaatgtgacaggtagccaatcagaaagcgcggattctcctcgtgctttctgaggggaaattacggaggggaatcccaaacagctgacacggcgcaacccgaagtccagcggacatcggagatgatatgtggaaacaacattaatgtttattcaacatgcaaagaatatagaaatgacaagaggaggagttggagcgaaattgctaccgcagttgataaacccggtaacttttcagctgttcttcgttaaggtgacgtaaataggttctaatgattttcattcagtcaggactttacgctgacactagcaacatgcattgcaggtagattgtagtaaagcactgattaatgtctggttttaaaattagttcactgaacttgtagccattatttggtgcccattgttggacaccacacgatcgaaccgttatacctaggatttctgtcggctaatgtgtgatctctcaggttttgaaaatgggcgacaatcggccgacagctctaagatcgtgcaaGATAAgatagtgtgcgctgggctttacactaaggaaatgaggaagggggagtctatggagagcaccggagttgagccttttttcattcaatgtcattaacagaaagagaaaaaggccggaagagatgataatgccgataattaaaatgacatcgatagttttaatttattgtacgattaattgatttatcgtttatcgcgacaggcctagttgtGAGGTTATTAGCACACTTTTTTCTTGTCAGTAAAACTCTTCCTCCATGCTGACCTAAGAACTTTGTAAGCGAACCAGTAAGCGATGTGTTCTCCATTGTTTGTGACACCCAGTTCCACCTTAATTTTACCAGAATGAGCAGCAGCATCTGCCAACCCTGAATGAGATAATGACTGATATTATTCTGATATCTGACCGACTGTCAGGCTGAGAGACGGCTGCAGATTGGAGCTCAAGTAGGTGTTCAGCTGTCTGCTGCTGATTCTTTTCtgcaactaaatatttagctgcaaacaaaatatttagctaggtAGCTTTAgcttaaatctaaatatttagttaggaatgaaaatattttgttaggaagctaaatatttagttagcctGCTAAATGGATAGTTTGCAGTTACatatttgctaattaaatatttagctcagttctaaatatttagctcagttctaaatatttagctcgctagctaaatatttggttgcTATCTAAACACTTACagtagtttggagctaaatatttagtttacacactaaatattaaacaaaaatagttaTCTAAGTATCCTGTTAGAAGCTAAGTGTTTAGTttgatgctaaatatttagttttctaactaaatatatattctaactacatatttaatttggagctaactattttgtttgttaaaagtaataaatgtcacagttgAATAATATAGTTATAATATTACTTTGAACAATTCTAAATAACCCAAatcatttctgttaatttcaGTGTAACTTCACAAATGGTTCCCaatattataattatatatgtatatcaatatgtttgaaattaaacatACACGGTCAATCACTATATGTATAAGAAGCAAACATGATTTAGAATAATCCATTTTGGCATAGTTTGGAAATTTTTGATTGCATTAATCTTTATTTAAGCTCTTCTTTCATTACCTGCtgctaaaagtaaaaatgattttctgttttgtttcacattGCAAAAGATGGTCAGTTAAAATGAACACAGTTGATTGTTTACCCAAACCAAACATTAAAATGATGGAAACACCAAACACTCAAAGCTTTTGCTGCATGAATCTGACTGAAGTTTTGCACGACTTTGAAAATAGAGcaacaaccactgcagctcacCTTTCCCCCCTCTGTTGTTCTTTGGTAAGCGTGATGGGGTACATTTACCATCTTTCAGGCATGTGACTCATAGCTGAATCTGTGTGGGAGGGAGATGGACTCTCATTTGGAAATTTTACTGCATTTAGGGACAAAAATTAGGGGACTGATAATCTGCAGATCGCTTAACTGTCATAATGTCATTCTCTGCAGAGACAGTCTCATGCATTGCTTTGATTTTATCTTGCAGAGACAACATGGTTAGCAATGTTCATTTGCTGAGCTTACATTTATTTCTCAGTGCTATAAAAAATACCTAAACtttgactgaaaatgttaatCCCCAACATGATTCCAATTCAGTGCCGGTATTCAGTCCAACAGGACTTGCATGCTGCATTTCCTTGACTCcctgaaacatgtttttctggGCATGTTGGTGGGGAAAAGCCTCCACTGCATCAAAAGCTGGGGAAATTTATGTGGGTGCCACCTGATAACCAGATAAATGAGCTGAAAAGTGAGACATGGTACTTGACGCCCACCCTTCACCCTTTCATTTGCCCCTCAGTGATTGTATAAGTCCAACCACAAGATCTGAATGTCAACTGGTTTTTCAGCTGATGCTTGTGACTGCTAACCGTTTTTATTTCCGCTGCCACCGAGCATGAAAGTTGATCTTGTGGTGACTTCATCCTGCCCACATTCACACCTAACAGTTTCCTCTTACTTTCACTTTCCCTCAAATCTTTTATGTATGTGCTTCACTATGATAGTGGATTGTCCAGTAATTCTAAAAATAGTTAGAAAAATGGCTTTGTGACCctaacattgattactgcatCGATtactgctcgcgttctcaccaaaaccaggaagatagagcacataacaccagttttaaagtccctactctggctccctgtagctcaaagaatagacgttaaaatactgttgttagtttataaatcactgaacagcttagcaccacaatacattaaagatctgctgttgttgtatcaaccttccagacctctcagttcttctggttctggttctgctctgcatccccagaaccagaaccaagcgaggagaagcagcattcagcatctatgcaacacaaatttggaacaaacttccagaaaactaaaacagctgaaacactgagtgcctttaaattttgactaaaaacccaccttgATTACttttagagttgtatttgaaacataatcaaattCTGTggaagaggtgtacggagccccGTGTAGGAAGAAAAATGGCGAGTGGCTGAGGGTCACTGCGCGTAacggaaaccctgtaaattctagacactaacaggttccatagaattgcacaaaaatccgtgagggtcggcggagtccctgctcgaaattctgtgaaagaggtgtacggagcctggtgccagaagcccattgaAATGCTGTCTACgtcattttaaactgtgtgagtgggaataaaaatagcaacaggtattttgttctaTATAAcgcagtaggagtgtaacaggtaaaccttctatggatgcaaactcgactaaaaacccacctgtttaggattgtatttgaaacgtaatcaattacaaatttattgatggaacctgaattaatgtcatgttttgattgttgattctatgttgcatagtgtttctgtgtttgttatgatgtaaagcactttgaaatgccttgctgctgaaatgtgctataaaatatgattgattgattgatttaattgAACATACTATCTGGACTAGATAAATAATATCTTgagaataaaaaatgaagaaaagtccAACTAAGCGCACAGAAAAGCATCATAATTTTCTTGGTCTTCTTCTGTAATCCCAGTTTTCATCCTAAAGTGAGAATTTGAAATCATGTTGGAGTGTAAATCTCGTTATCTCTGACATCTCAAGggatttttcataaatttggCCATGATAGTTCTAGGTTTAAATTTCTGCGTTCTCCTTGTGAATATAAGAATTTTCTCCTCCTAcggtccaaaaacatgactggtATTTGATCTAAATTTCCTTTAACTGTGAATTCATGTTTATGGTTGTTTGGCTCATGATGAACTGAGCCAAATGCTGcatcttaaaaaaatcaataacagCAGAACAATAACTTtgacatttcacattttcttcttgcATGTTAAAAAAGTAGATGACAAAATAACCTGAGATACAACTCAGTTCAGCAGCTACTTtaccgctttttttttttttttttttttacctatttaCGCCTCCAGTTTCAAaagaatatacatttttttattgcaaaagaacaaaaagaggcAAAATGGATACACTTTAGTTTTACTGTGCAATAATCAATCTGCATcctgttatttttgtattaatttgattagtggttttactttatttatgtgAATCTGTTTGACTTtcccatattttaaaaataaaatacaatttataattttttcctgcatctaagaattttcaaattcagttaatattttaagttatatagaaaatgtttttacaatatatactgtatgtgttgtgttgttttttattctgaaatttgTAAAGTTATAGATATTAAAAGGGCTTATATGTCTATTTGTCTCTCATTACTCAATGATCCtagactttttcatttttgtgtttgctgaTATTTTTTGATAGATATTTCTTTACCCTGGCTTCTTTCTGCTTCAAGTTTGGATGTTCTTCCCATGCATGCTTGTGCCTCTTTTGGTTACATTTGATTTCCAGATGtttgctttttcagtttttgattgGATAGTTTTGAAGTGGCATGaatttgaaatgaattaaaaattgttctaaaatatgcagaaaataaaacaaaaagggaaaaaaggaaaggagaCATTGTGTTTTCTGTACTTTATTGAATAttaggctgttttttttttttttacaagaaaatgtgCACAATGGAGATAAATGTGGTTATTGCTACTCCATCTTATATATTTGGTAGCACATCATTCTCCTTTTTCTGCTGTAAACAAAGTGAGAATCTCTTAAATGTCTAAACAGGAGATTCACATTCAGCTGCAGATATATTCAGGACATTAATGTGAAAGTGCCTGATGAAAGCAATAGAAAATACGGCAAAGATGAAGACATCAGTGATGCTTTAAAAGTTCAAAGTCCCTTAGTGAAATTAAGTGAGACATAATTCAACTTCTAGATCCGTCATTTTGGCCGCTGTGCAAAAAGAATACATGGCATAAAAATGAGGGAGAAACCGTTTTCTGCCTAAATTTAAAGGTTTAGCAGTAAATTACCATTTCTTACCCTTTTTACATCAAACATAAAGCAGAAATTCAAATTCCTTCATCTGAAGCCAAGAACACTTTCAGCCTGTTCTGACTAGATTAAATGGAGTCAGAGTAAACTCAACATTTGCATTGGAtggtacaaataaaaataaagtttcctaTGAGTCcacactaaaatatttcaacactagcaaaaatatattgaaaataatGCATCAGAAAGGTATTGTTACCTATAAACTCCGATAAATGATTCATTCTTTTCCTTTAGCTGAagtaaaaaagctgaaaaaaagcaGTCTGTTGCCAAGAACAAGTGTAACCTTCACATTCTCAGACAGGTCACAGATACCCTGCAGGTCTATTACAATCTTTTTGCTTCCACCAGCTAAAGGTAATTCAGCTACTTGCATACTGATAAGTTTCACCAGGGATGGGAAACATGGCAGGTTTGTTGACTTGCATTGAGAATCAATGCAACGACTTGCATTGAGCCCTTGAGGCCTCAATAAAAGCCTCAATGGCTTTCATTGAGGAAATGAAAGCCATTTTCCTCtaaatgaacaaacagaagaagtttTCATCCTTCTGACTTCAGAGAATGGTCGGGAACATCTGCAGGACGTTCTTTGGACAGCAACACAGGAACGACTCCCTGAGCGGTCTTGTTGAGGATGCAGTAGTCGTTACAGTGACTGGCCATCGGGATCTCATCCACAGGACTGCATGGCAAGCTGCACTCCGGGCTTTGGGTCAGATCCTCGCAGCTGCAACCAGAATCAGAACGGCTTATCTCTAGGAAACCTTTTGGATCGGAGCAGACAACCTCTACGTTTTGGATGCAGGGACCCCAAACGGAGCAGGGGAGCTGAGTGTACGGCGTGTCTCCTGGACAGGGAGGAGCGGAGGCTTTCTCCATCCCTGGAAAGCCAACGTAGGAGGTGTGACTCAGAGGGAAGACCGGCTGCGTTCCTGGAGCGACGAGGAAGACTTGGTTCTCCTCTACATCCTCTGGGCTGGACTTTGGCACAACAGTCACGGCATCGGTGATCAGGTCCTCCTCAGTTTTGTACTTCAGAACATACTTGCCATGAGGAGAGAGCCACTCCTACAAGTTCAACAGAAGAGTGTGATGAGGTGGTGTGTCTTTAGGAGCTGGGTCTCtttaaatggtttttctgtttgctccttcaacttttttctcaaaGGTTTATTCCTGATGATAAACTATTTTGCCCTCTGATATAACCTGGTACATGTTCATGAAGAGCACTCTAAGTTGATACAATAATCTTAAACTGTTCTCTGAAACAGGCCAAAAGTcagtagctgtgttttcattcactatataattgcacaatttgacatttcggaaataaatttgctgaatgGAAACGCACcaattttgatcaaatgttttggtGCTATGATgttttgattggttgatttcACAAAAATTCAGTGGAAACCCTCTTTGCATCACATGATCAATaaccagatgttgccactggcgcaaaccatgaagaagaaggtgacaggaagtagttggaggatgatggcgcagcatgttttttcACGACTtgtcatgtgaacaaacttatttacgtGCGggtttctttgcatttcttatttacacTGGAActgcaaaatagttttttcgATATTAGTGTAATGTTGATAAaagtttttcacacatttgtatTGGAAATGCAACATCTGATACATTTATTATCTCAATTTTTTTGCCTCATAATTTTGTGTACTGTGTGACAGATTATGTCTTGGTCCTTAAATTGGTCTCTTTTATAGTGTAGTCAATTAGCTAGTTGCCATTTCTTTGGGTCTACTAACTCTTGCATATTGTATTGATCCTTTTAGATAATTGCACTTGCTTATAATTCaaacattattttccttttatgtcTCCTCAGCTAAGGCGCCATAGCTACCAGGTATACTGTTGTAGAGGTACTGCTTCGCAAACATACTCTTACACACAGAAATGTACTAACTGGATAGtgatattgatattttaaaaaactgttttaaaagtgTGAAAGCATCAAATTATTGAAACTTAAATTATTAGCTATAATTGTAGACACATAATATagataacaaaaataacataaaaatacatcGATTTTAATATGGGTCACTTTTCACTCGCTATTGAAGGACTCGGGTATGTAAGGGTAAATATATTACAAACAGTAGAGGCACCAAAACAGAGCCTTGATGTACACCAAAATaaactatatttaaatatttccaataATTATGGAGGAAGGTCTGAATGATCTAgaacatatattttttccaaatgaattttcttttctatatAATATAAATTGTGGGATTCCTGTCATTTCTTACCAGAAACATTTCCTAccacacaaacaaataaaactgttatGTGTAAATTCTCTGAAGTTAAGAGGTAGAATGAGACATTTCACAGTTAAAAAGTCATCTGAAGATCTCACCTGTAGATTTCCGTCATGTTGCTGAAACAGAGGCTTAAAGAAAGGGGCTGGTGTTGGTGTGTGGCCCAGAGTTTTTATCTTCATTCTGTCAGGTCAAAATACATTCAGATACATATTCTGAGGTAATTAAATATTCTGACATGTAATTGTTTGGAGGAACAGCTGAGTTACCTTGTAGCAGGATTgtagaaaacaaacaggagGATTCCAATAATTAAACAGATGGGGCCCAGAGATTTGAGTAAGATAGGAACTATGTGTTCTTGTTCTGAGAAGATTTATGAAATAAGACAGAGTTAGTGAGTCAGGCTGAAAGTGCACAAGGTGGCTGATGTCTGAATTATCTGCACAGTTCTGCGTAAGCTGTGGGGGAAATGTCTGACACTCATACTTCGGCTGATAATACAGTCTGATGTGTGTTTCTATGTCGAATAAATCCTTATCTAAAttgcaaaacaggaaaaaaatctttgactAATAACTTTTAAAACCTTAGAATTCAGTGAGTTACTGTTTGTCATCTTTTTGATTGTGTGCAAAAGTTAAAAACGTAAAAATTGTCAGTTTACCTctcatttgttcatttgtccAACATACTGGTTCACCCCACTCACTCCAAGTAGAGCGCAAGTGCGGTTCGTCTCTAACCTTAAATCTGGCTTTCACGCAGTactctgtgttttgtttgagCAATGATTTACTATGAACTGCATGAACATTTCTAAACGATGTGAGGCGAAACGtctgaggaaaaacacaaacagcgaTGTTAGCAGTTAGCACCTGGAGGTCAGAAGTGATTATGGATTATATTATGATTGTTCATATTAATGGGTCTTACTatgttccagctgctgtgggATTCTTGAAGCAAAGCTTCATATACGAGGATCTTTGAAAAGTACATGTGTGTTTTATACCTGTTACTCTTACAGGTTATGTTGATATAATCTGTTAATTTTTGGAGATCCACTGCAGGAGGCGGGGTCAGCTTAACTGTTCAGAAAAATAGTCTCAATcagattttcaaatttacttttACATTCTTTAAAGACGTatcttaaaacatgttttacatgaCAATAACAATAGCAAACAAACCAAGTCAAGATAAATGTGGATTATAGAGCAATTATTTCACACTTACTGCTTAATCTTGGTGTGAAGTTGCTTTGGAGAACTTCGCAGAAAGATGTCTTACAaagatttatttcatatttgtgaGAGGATGCCATATGTGAATCTGAAACTTGACAGTTACAGAAGTAACCCTGATCGGTCGCCACGAGCGGACACGTGTTtctgctaaaaaacaaaaacagcaaaaaatccATCAAACTGTCTTATAGATTTATggaaaatacacacatttagGAACAGCCCAGTGCTTTTATGTGCAGATAGTTCAGTTCAGAATACATTATTTGTCCTaaaattgttattcattttcGTAGCTCGTCTATATAATACGACATATTTGTTCACATTAGATGTTATAAAACGTTATGCAGTTCACTGCATAACGACTGCTAGAGACAATGGGTCAAATGCACTTTACATTCTCACAGCTACATgctgatgtattttattttttacacttttatattcttttttttacttatttatcaCTGATGGCAGCAGTGCAATTTAGTTATGTTTAGCAACATAATAACAATGAaaaatcttgtgttttattcacACACTCCATTGCACATCGCTTTATGATTTTATGTCTGTGAAAAGCACTTTATAAGTAAACTTTACttacttacacacacacataccttTTTCTTAAAGTGAACATTTCTTTATAAGTATACTttacttacacacacacacacacacgcccacacacacacacccacacacacacacataccttTTTCTAAAAGTGAACGTCAGGTTGTAGTTGTCAGGATTGATGTTGTTCACCACACAGGTTATGTTTTGGATGTAGTCACTCACACATGAAACTGAACAAGCAGaattgagaagaaaaacattcatatacaaaaaaaatttcaatttgaAGTAAAAGGAACAACTGAATTAAACCAAAGAACTGCCTgagaactgctgctgctgattttgtttgcatttatatCCAGTTATTTTTCAtacagatatatatttttaatctggTGGTATTATGGATGTTTATGTAAGACTACGTTGTAATTTACCTAATCTGACACTTAATCTCTCATAGCGATTAAATATAAACAGTTACAGATCTTTACAAATGTCTTGTGTTTCTTAACACAAGCAGCGAAACCTTCCAGTTTTCTCTTAAAATTTTCTTGATCTGAAGGTCTGTCGATGTAatgtt includes the following:
- the LOC116715786 gene encoding interleukin-21 receptor-like — its product is MMRGRLLFVLWCFSILAAARSITVSCVSDYIQNITCVVNNINPDNYNLTFTFRKSRNTCPLVATDQGYFCNCQVSDSHMASSHKYEINLCKTSFCEVLQSNFTPRLSIKLTPPPAVDLQKLTDYINITCKSNRYKTHMYFSKILVYEALLQESHSSWNITFRLTSFRNVHAVHSKSLLKQNTEYCVKARFKVRDEPHLRSTWSEWGEPVCWTNEQMREQEHIVPILLKSLGPICLIIGILLFVFYNPATRMKIKTLGHTPTPAPFFKPLFQQHDGNLQEWLSPHGKYVLKYKTEEDLITDAVTVVPKSSPEDVEENQVFLVAPGTQPVFPLSHTSYVGFPGMEKASAPPCPGDTPYTQLPCSVWGPCIQNVEVVCSDPKGFLEISRSDSGCSCEDLTQSPECSLPCSPVDEIPMASHCNDYCILNKTAQGVVPVLLSKERPADVPDHSLKSEG